Proteins co-encoded in one Paenibacillus antri genomic window:
- the lipA gene encoding lipoyl synthase, with translation MAKTIQRKPEWLKIDLVSGDKFENFKEIKSMMRSKTLHTVCEEAKCPNIHECWANRTATFMILGDICTRACRFCAVKTGLPTELDRAEPERVAEAAEQMGLRHCVVTSVARDDLADGGASIFADTILALRKRLPMCGVEVLIPDFMGRAESLYAVLDAKPDILNHNVETVERLSDRVRSKAKYRRSLELLERSKAYAPNIRTKSSIMIGVGETVDEVLATMDDLRSVGCDIMTIGQYLQPTKQHLYVEKYYTPDEFAMLKEEGKKRGFAHVESGPLVRSSYHAHEQVESARGT, from the coding sequence ATGGCGAAGACGATCCAGAGAAAACCCGAATGGCTGAAAATCGACCTCGTGTCGGGGGATAAATTCGAGAACTTCAAAGAAATCAAGAGCATGATGCGCTCCAAGACGCTGCATACGGTATGCGAGGAAGCCAAATGTCCGAACATTCACGAGTGCTGGGCGAATCGAACGGCGACGTTCATGATTTTGGGCGATATTTGCACGAGGGCGTGCCGGTTTTGCGCGGTGAAGACGGGGCTGCCGACGGAGCTCGATCGGGCGGAGCCGGAGCGGGTGGCCGAAGCGGCGGAACAGATGGGATTGCGTCACTGCGTCGTGACGAGCGTGGCGCGCGACGATCTCGCGGACGGCGGGGCGTCGATTTTCGCGGATACGATTCTGGCGCTGCGAAAGCGGCTGCCGATGTGCGGCGTCGAGGTGCTGATCCCGGACTTCATGGGCCGCGCCGAATCGCTCTACGCGGTGCTGGACGCGAAGCCGGACATCCTGAATCACAATGTGGAAACCGTGGAACGGCTCAGCGACCGGGTCCGCTCCAAGGCGAAATACCGCCGCTCGCTCGAGCTGCTGGAGCGGTCCAAGGCGTACGCGCCGAACATCCGGACGAAGTCATCGATAATGATCGGCGTCGGGGAGACGGTCGACGAGGTGCTGGCGACGATGGACGATCTGCGGAGCGTCGGCTGCGACATTATGACGATCGGGCAATATTTGCAGCCTACGAAACAGCATTTGTATGTAGAAAAGTACTACACGCCTGACGAGTTCGCGATGCTGAAGGAAGAGGGCAAGAAACGAGGATTTGCGCACGTCGAGTCGGGACCGCTCGTCCGCAGCTCGTACCATGCGCACGAACAGGTGGAGTCGGCGAGGGGGACGTAA
- a CDS encoding sialidase family protein encodes MMSKIDLFVSGEQGVHTYRIPSLLVARSGTVLAFCEARRNGGGDAGDIDVALRRSLDHGATWEPMRIVADDGANTIGNPCPVQDRDTGRIWLLLCRNAEDGHEKDILAGKVGRDVLAMYSDDDGVTWSEPKDITGDVKLPEWTWYATGPCHAAQLRNGRLIVPCNHAVLNRESGTSGPYAAHVIYSDDHGATWRIGGTVGEYTNECALAEARDGSVYMNMRSYRGRHRRAAARSRDGGLTWSDVALDEALVEPVCQGSVVEDGAGGFLFSNPASEKRERLTVRSSADDGRSWTTEAVLHAGPAAYSDLAVAKDGNVLCFYECGEERPYERMTLARFSRSNNDGRGD; translated from the coding sequence ATGATGTCCAAGATCGACCTGTTCGTCTCCGGAGAGCAAGGGGTTCACACGTATCGCATCCCGTCGCTGCTCGTCGCGCGGAGCGGGACGGTGCTGGCGTTCTGCGAAGCGAGAAGAAACGGGGGCGGCGACGCCGGAGATATCGACGTGGCGCTGCGGAGAAGCCTGGATCACGGCGCGACCTGGGAGCCGATGCGCATCGTCGCCGACGACGGCGCGAATACGATCGGAAACCCGTGTCCGGTGCAGGACCGTGACACGGGGAGGATCTGGCTGCTGTTATGCCGCAACGCGGAAGACGGCCATGAGAAGGATATTTTGGCCGGGAAGGTGGGACGGGACGTCCTCGCGATGTACAGCGACGACGACGGCGTCACGTGGTCGGAGCCGAAGGACATTACCGGGGACGTAAAGCTTCCGGAGTGGACTTGGTACGCCACGGGGCCGTGCCATGCGGCGCAGCTGCGAAACGGTCGCTTGATCGTGCCCTGCAATCATGCCGTCTTGAACCGGGAATCGGGCACGTCGGGGCCGTATGCCGCCCACGTGATCTATAGCGACGATCATGGGGCGACCTGGCGCATCGGCGGCACGGTCGGGGAATATACGAACGAATGCGCGCTTGCGGAGGCGCGGGACGGATCGGTGTATATGAACATGCGGAGCTATCGCGGACGACATCGGCGTGCCGCGGCGCGGAGCCGCGACGGGGGCCTGACGTGGTCGGACGTCGCGCTCGACGAAGCGCTGGTCGAGCCGGTATGTCAAGGCAGCGTGGTCGAGGACGGCGCAGGAGGATTCCTGTTTTCCAATCCGGCCAGCGAGAAGCGGGAGCGGCTGACGGTCCGGTCCAGCGCGGACGACGGCCGGAGCTGGACGACGGAGGCGGTGCTGCACGCCGGTCCCGCCGCATACTCCGACTTGGCCGTCGCGAAGGACGGCAACGTATTATGCTTCTACGAATGCGGCGAAGAGAGACCTTACGAACGTATGACATTAGCCCGCTTCTCCCGAAGCAACAATGATGGAAGGGGGGATTAG
- a CDS encoding carbohydrate ABC transporter permease, with translation MSAWKPTAGERVFDLFNIVLLAVLSLLFLIPFLAVLSTSFISAEESMRRGAFVLIPERVDFGAYDMLLSRGMIIYNAYKVTLFRVVVGTFLNLAFTATLAYGLARRTLPGRNVLVLIVFLTMIFHGGLIPNYMLIDAVGLKDSLWVLVIPGLISAWNLFIMRNFFLTLPEELEESAVIDGATPAVILLKIIVPLSMPAIATIGLFYAVHHWNDWFGASIYINSQSKQPIQVIMRNILLTGVVHDETQLEFIKDPPPAATLKSAVIIISTLPILLVYPFIQKYFVKGMLVGSVKG, from the coding sequence ATGAGCGCATGGAAGCCTACCGCGGGAGAGCGCGTCTTCGACCTGTTCAATATCGTCCTGCTCGCCGTTTTATCCCTGCTGTTTCTGATCCCGTTCCTAGCGGTGTTATCCACCTCGTTCATCAGCGCCGAGGAGTCGATGCGCAGAGGAGCCTTCGTCCTCATTCCGGAGCGGGTCGACTTCGGCGCTTACGACATGCTGCTAAGCCGCGGCATGATTATCTACAACGCGTATAAAGTCACCCTGTTTCGCGTCGTCGTCGGTACGTTCCTCAATCTGGCGTTCACCGCGACGCTGGCGTACGGCTTGGCGCGACGGACGCTTCCCGGGAGGAACGTCTTGGTTTTGATCGTTTTCCTTACGATGATTTTCCACGGCGGCCTTATTCCGAATTACATGCTGATCGATGCCGTCGGCTTGAAGGATTCGCTCTGGGTGCTGGTGATCCCGGGGCTGATCAGCGCATGGAATTTGTTTATCATGCGGAACTTCTTCCTGACGCTCCCGGAGGAGCTGGAAGAATCCGCCGTCATCGACGGAGCGACGCCGGCCGTCATCTTGCTGAAGATCATCGTTCCGCTTTCGATGCCGGCCATCGCCACGATCGGATTGTTCTATGCCGTTCACCATTGGAACGATTGGTTCGGCGCTTCGATCTATATCAATTCGCAGAGCAAGCAGCCGATTCAAGTCATTATGCGGAACATTCTGCTCACCGGCGTCGTTCACGACGAAACGCAGTTGGAGTTCATTAAAGATCCGCCGCCGGCGGCGACCTTGAAGTCCGCCGTCATCATCATCAGTACGCTGCCGATCTTGCTCGTCTATCCGTTTATCCAGAAATATTTCGTGAAAGGTATGCTGGTGGGCTCCGTCAAAGGATGA
- a CDS encoding GntR family transcriptional regulator, with the protein MSDNSLRYIEVKQRLARHISDMSPHERLPSRTDLSKTYQVARTTIERAVSELIGEGLLYAKDGSGTYVSEATAGRRTGGRDNRGIANWGLLVPDILHYIYPGIVRGVSDVASDHDVNLMICNTDNRFEKQTKHLHKLIDSEVQGVIIVPAINGIVDLEPFYRLQEAGIPFVFCHRSLEGIQAPRVISNNFHAGYLAAKHLIQSGYTKIGYISRPAYSASADRFQGYSCALSEAGLASRSRWIAFESSFESDGEGYFSARRMLEEEDRPDAIFCFNDGIAKGAYDAAAELGLRIGADVGIVSCDNTNICETLRPKLSSIAFPTYQAGRLAARILIEGGANSGGRPVVLQPELIRRDSVAVRERAEWAGLRAGTDLTST; encoded by the coding sequence ATGAGCGACAATTCGCTCCGCTATATCGAAGTTAAGCAACGGCTGGCGAGGCATATTTCGGACATGAGTCCGCATGAGCGGCTGCCTTCGAGAACGGATTTGTCCAAGACGTATCAGGTCGCCCGAACGACCATCGAGAGAGCCGTGTCGGAATTGATCGGAGAAGGGCTGCTGTACGCGAAGGACGGCAGCGGAACGTATGTTTCCGAGGCGACGGCGGGGCGAAGAACGGGAGGAAGGGACAACCGGGGAATCGCGAACTGGGGACTTCTCGTGCCCGATATTTTGCATTACATTTACCCCGGGATCGTACGCGGAGTGAGCGACGTGGCGAGCGATCATGACGTCAACCTGATGATCTGCAATACGGATAACCGGTTCGAGAAGCAAACCAAACACTTACATAAGCTGATCGACAGCGAAGTCCAAGGCGTCATTATCGTGCCCGCCATCAACGGAATCGTCGACCTCGAACCTTTTTACAGACTTCAGGAAGCCGGAATCCCCTTCGTGTTTTGCCACAGAAGCTTGGAAGGGATCCAGGCGCCGAGGGTCATATCCAACAATTTTCATGCAGGGTATTTAGCCGCCAAGCATCTGATTCAATCGGGATACACGAAAATCGGGTATATTTCCCGGCCGGCTTATTCGGCGTCCGCGGATCGCTTCCAAGGGTATTCCTGCGCGTTGTCGGAGGCGGGCCTCGCGTCGAGGAGCCGATGGATCGCGTTCGAATCGTCCTTCGAGTCGGACGGGGAAGGGTATTTCAGCGCCCGGCGCATGCTGGAGGAGGAGGATCGACCGGATGCGATCTTTTGCTTCAACGACGGGATCGCCAAGGGAGCGTACGACGCCGCCGCCGAGCTCGGACTGCGCATCGGCGCCGATGTCGGCATCGTCAGCTGCGACAATACGAACATCTGCGAGACGCTTCGACCGAAGCTTTCTTCGATCGCCTTTCCGACCTATCAGGCGGGCAGGCTTGCCGCTCGGATCCTGATCGAGGGAGGTGCGAATTCGGGCGGTCGACCCGTCGTATTGCAGCCGGAGCTGATCCGGCGGGATAGCGTCGCCGTCCGCGAGCGGGCCGAATGGGCCGGACTCCGTGCCGGAACGGACCTGACTTCGACGTAA
- a CDS encoding YutD family protein, whose translation MILIGGKAYELVQEYKDAWKPDAFKERYSEVLDRYDYIVGDWGYNQLRLKGFFKEGSNKGPKEAAFASVQDYLQEYCNFGCAYFILERLPAKPGAPEGTSPEEPVAEAEAVSAAPGEDGAEDRPEGVQRIAGVAGGMAFSDRKPYSWREHQSTSRAARNAERAAAAAAAEKGEAGGRAEQGAGGPRRDNRQGGGDSRRGDGRPSGGGRPFDKPRYQERAEDGRGGPGGRPQHGGGRKFPKGPRPGGGPGGGPGGGQGGPHAKGGPGGRGGRPEGGAPREQHAGRPEGAGGGRHAHANQGGGRDRAQQRHHHKPQQNQT comes from the coding sequence GTGATATTGATCGGCGGCAAAGCATACGAATTGGTGCAAGAATATAAGGATGCATGGAAGCCGGATGCGTTCAAGGAACGATACAGCGAGGTGCTGGACCGGTACGATTATATCGTCGGCGATTGGGGATACAACCAATTGCGGCTGAAGGGTTTCTTTAAGGAAGGCAGCAACAAGGGGCCGAAGGAAGCCGCGTTCGCTTCGGTACAAGATTACTTGCAGGAGTATTGCAATTTCGGATGCGCGTATTTCATTTTGGAACGTCTGCCCGCGAAACCCGGAGCGCCGGAAGGGACGAGCCCGGAGGAGCCGGTCGCCGAGGCGGAGGCCGTTTCGGCCGCGCCGGGCGAAGACGGCGCCGAGGATCGGCCGGAGGGGGTGCAGCGCATCGCCGGCGTCGCCGGGGGCATGGCGTTCAGCGACCGGAAGCCGTATTCGTGGCGGGAGCATCAATCGACGTCGCGCGCGGCGCGGAACGCCGAACGCGCGGCCGCCGCGGCCGCCGCGGAGAAGGGCGAAGCCGGCGGCCGCGCCGAGCAAGGCGCGGGCGGCCCGCGCCGCGACAACCGGCAAGGCGGCGGCGATTCGCGCCGCGGCGACGGGCGGCCGTCCGGCGGCGGACGACCTTTCGATAAGCCGCGGTATCAGGAGCGCGCGGAGGACGGCCGCGGCGGTCCCGGGGGACGGCCGCAGCACGGCGGGGGGCGGAAATTTCCGAAGGGGCCGCGTCCCGGCGGCGGTCCCGGCGGCGGTCCCGGCGGCGGGCAAGGGGGTCCACATGCGAAGGGCGGACCCGGCGGCCGCGGCGGTCGCCCGGAAGGCGGCGCGCCGAGAGAGCAGCATGCCGGCCGGCCGGAAGGCGCGGGCGGCGGACGTCACGCGCACGCGAACCAAGGCGGCGGCCGGGATCGGGCGCAGCAGCGCCATCACCACAAGCCGCAGCAAAATCAAACGTAA
- a CDS encoding extracellular solute-binding protein — protein sequence MYKWKRALSFALAAMLAACSAGTSSGGEGQGADETPGTANETPKTNEAEPKEIPKIYIYQNTGALNQKPEGSLPAKLEEMKRMYIEELGIEPIAIVPPNGAAEEKLNLMLGSSDEIDTFQGNWDEYASKGAIIPLNDLLDQYGQDIKNAWPEEAWEYMTDKEGNIWGIPRGTPAVHYPIWIRTDWLAKLNLDMPKTLDELEAVMKAFKEQDPDGNGKDDTIPMMTDLNGIKNALLGGYTEHGNSNWIDPADQKVKPFELAPGYKEFVAKMADWYQKGYIYKESFAKFDALELLKTNRVGTSSMWYSRITLLFPQIKGNLPEGANYEIVRGIEGPMGKPMTASRGSTASMVITKKAKHPDAVMKFINHQYQDIPAHSLTAAFGDNWRFIGDSNFEIELIEPEIQYAGEYMVSLGTATETKYAFQDPIKKMHADYLNKELGKLDVAKMPVDATIMYDKQKLQDNIPTLGDIDRLRNEELVKFVTGARPLSEFDQFIDQLQKVGLDQWIAEHTRQYNELKK from the coding sequence ATGTACAAGTGGAAAAGGGCGTTAAGCTTTGCGCTCGCAGCAATGCTCGCGGCATGCTCCGCGGGAACCTCGAGCGGCGGGGAAGGACAGGGCGCCGACGAAACGCCGGGCACGGCGAACGAGACGCCGAAGACGAACGAAGCGGAACCGAAGGAAATCCCCAAGATTTACATTTACCAAAACACCGGCGCGTTAAATCAGAAGCCGGAAGGCAGCTTGCCGGCAAAGCTGGAAGAGATGAAGCGGATGTATATCGAGGAGCTCGGCATCGAACCGATCGCGATCGTTCCCCCGAACGGCGCCGCGGAAGAGAAGCTGAACCTGATGCTCGGATCGAGCGACGAAATCGATACGTTCCAAGGCAACTGGGACGAGTACGCCTCTAAGGGCGCGATCATTCCTCTGAACGACCTGTTGGATCAGTACGGCCAAGACATCAAGAACGCATGGCCCGAGGAAGCTTGGGAGTATATGACGGATAAGGAAGGAAACATCTGGGGCATTCCCCGGGGCACGCCGGCCGTTCATTACCCGATCTGGATTCGAACGGACTGGCTGGCGAAGCTGAACCTGGATATGCCGAAGACGCTCGACGAGCTGGAGGCCGTCATGAAGGCGTTCAAGGAGCAAGATCCGGACGGGAACGGCAAGGACGACACGATTCCGATGATGACGGATTTGAACGGGATCAAGAATGCGCTGCTGGGCGGATATACGGAGCACGGCAACAGTAACTGGATCGACCCGGCGGATCAGAAAGTTAAACCGTTCGAGCTTGCCCCGGGCTACAAGGAGTTCGTGGCGAAGATGGCGGATTGGTATCAGAAGGGATACATCTACAAGGAATCGTTCGCCAAGTTCGATGCGCTCGAGCTGCTCAAGACGAACCGGGTCGGCACCTCGTCGATGTGGTATTCCCGCATCACGCTCCTGTTCCCGCAAATCAAGGGGAACTTGCCGGAAGGCGCGAATTACGAAATCGTCCGCGGCATCGAAGGCCCGATGGGCAAGCCGATGACGGCTTCCCGCGGCAGCACGGCGTCGATGGTCATTACGAAGAAGGCGAAGCATCCGGACGCGGTGATGAAATTCATCAATCATCAATATCAGGACATCCCGGCCCATTCGCTCACCGCGGCGTTCGGCGACAACTGGCGGTTCATCGGGGACAGCAACTTCGAAATCGAATTGATCGAACCGGAAATCCAATACGCGGGGGAATATATGGTTTCTCTGGGAACGGCGACGGAGACGAAGTACGCGTTCCAAGATCCGATCAAGAAGATGCACGCGGATTACTTAAATAAAGAATTAGGCAAGCTGGACGTCGCGAAGATGCCGGTGGACGCCACGATCATGTACGACAAGCAGAAGCTGCAGGACAACATCCCGACGCTCGGGGACATCGATCGGCTCCGCAACGAAGAGCTGGTGAAGTTCGTGACGGGCGCAAGGCCGCTCTCCGAGTTCGATCAGTTTATCGACCAGCTGCAGAAGGTAGGGCTCGATCAGTGGATCGCCGAGCATACCCGCCAATATAACGAGCTGAAGAAGTAA
- a CDS encoding ABC transporter permease: MKLWPAVRLHRFYYYLILPGMLYFVVFDYIPMFGIVIAFKDLSPFEGVRGIFTGDWVGFKHFVRFWNSYYFWNVMRNTLLISGYKLLFGFPASIALALLLNELRHVMFKRVVQTISYLPHFISTVVVAGLAMMILSTDGGLINAVIVHFGGEPIHFLGSPDHFRSVLVISHVWQSIGWGSILYLAAMTGIDPGLYEAARMDGAGRLRQAWHITLPGITPVIAIMLILSIGGLLNAGFEKVLLLYSPAVYEVADIIDTYVYREGLTQLNYSFATAVGLFKNVIAMILILGANYIAKRMNQTGIW; the protein is encoded by the coding sequence TTGAAGTTATGGCCGGCCGTCAGACTGCACCGGTTTTACTATTACTTGATCCTGCCCGGCATGCTCTATTTCGTCGTATTCGATTACATTCCGATGTTCGGCATCGTCATCGCCTTCAAGGACCTGTCTCCGTTCGAGGGCGTCAGAGGCATCTTTACCGGCGACTGGGTCGGGTTCAAGCATTTCGTCCGGTTCTGGAATTCGTATTACTTCTGGAACGTCATGCGGAACACGTTGCTCATCAGCGGTTATAAACTGTTATTCGGCTTTCCCGCGTCGATTGCGTTGGCGCTGCTCTTGAACGAGCTGCGACACGTCATGTTCAAACGGGTCGTGCAGACGATTTCCTATTTGCCGCATTTTATTTCCACGGTCGTCGTGGCCGGGCTGGCGATGATGATCCTCTCCACCGACGGAGGGTTGATCAATGCCGTCATCGTTCATTTCGGCGGCGAGCCGATTCATTTCCTGGGCAGCCCCGACCATTTTCGGAGCGTCTTGGTCATCTCCCACGTATGGCAGTCGATCGGGTGGGGGAGCATCCTGTATTTGGCCGCGATGACGGGAATCGACCCGGGTTTGTACGAGGCGGCCCGGATGGACGGGGCAGGCCGCTTGCGGCAGGCCTGGCATATTACGCTGCCCGGCATTACCCCCGTCATCGCCATCATGCTGATTTTGTCGATCGGCGGCCTGTTGAACGCGGGTTTCGAGAAGGTGCTGCTGTTATATTCCCCGGCGGTTTACGAAGTGGCGGACATTATCGACACGTACGTATATCGCGAAGGCTTGACGCAGCTGAATTATTCCTTCGCCACGGCCGTCGGCCTGTTCAAAAACGTCATCGCCATGATCTTGATCCTGGGAGCTAATTATATCGCCAAACGAATGAACCAGACGGGCATCTGGTAG
- a CDS encoding helix-turn-helix domain-containing protein, with protein sequence MTNGISWISRLYRWKRRTFLMKLIVTTALIAVIPNLISDFIAYHKVSKTLERETGNTKLQYLNQTINAMEIILGRIQENARQLALSRAFQDFESFPNGSYYESLQGELPKEDLPALYSYLEEKTNAFLTLNAFKLSNAFVDSVYFYDASKRLVITSESDGSNRQFPVESFYDTGWLEALVEPEADPILMDTRVAKRFHSGQISVLSVIHKSEKGGNAFVVNLDASKMYSGIVNKLNDRDEIYVLSPEADLLFHSRRENESQTAARLIRESERLLGGTGSFVAETDEGLKLVSYAASPQLRWTFVNVADMQALAKGTASIKQTILISAAALVLLSFTLAYLSSRRIYKPISRLSAIVQGRGGAGPGGSDEIRDIGSFMESTMHERDFYKEKLEESLPFYREQFKTSLLHRHALRPEEIEEKKKYLGLTIDSRDLTLMLLDWDNGDPVASEQEMIRSDLFRIRVTETIKQSNVIGRKHFLVDTDKNRLGIVLNCGEADRQYAFQLGQRLLDRVSSEFGIAFTIGVGRVCPTIGELPRAYDEAVEALKYRILFGKGDVISIEDIRNEAEIEFVYPKEKEELLLSHVKTAREAEARQAFDDLMEDVVARKNKLHYNQIQPIFMRLLTELTTAFHQLGTDLRTACGLEADPYRELLNLDSLDAIHGWFHELIGQATAYIEREMNSKGNQHISKVIDIVEREYARDLSLHSVAEQLNLNPAYISRLFKQITGQSFVDYLKFVRIERSKELLSRSGMKVNEISRLVGYGNAYYFIKVFKEMIGLTPGEYKKLYGS encoded by the coding sequence ATGACGAACGGAATTTCATGGATTTCCAGGTTGTACCGATGGAAGCGAAGAACTTTCCTTATGAAGCTGATCGTCACCACGGCATTGATCGCCGTCATTCCGAACCTGATCTCCGATTTTATCGCTTACCATAAGGTGTCGAAGACGCTGGAGCGGGAAACCGGCAATACGAAGCTGCAATACTTGAACCAGACGATCAACGCCATGGAAATCATCTTGGGACGCATCCAGGAAAATGCAAGACAACTGGCGTTAAGCCGGGCGTTCCAAGATTTCGAAAGCTTCCCGAACGGAAGCTACTACGAAAGCCTGCAAGGGGAGCTTCCGAAGGAAGATCTGCCGGCGCTCTATTCGTATTTGGAAGAGAAGACGAACGCGTTCTTGACGCTGAACGCGTTCAAGCTGTCCAACGCGTTCGTCGATTCCGTGTATTTCTACGACGCTTCGAAGCGGCTCGTCATTACGTCGGAGAGCGACGGGTCGAATCGACAGTTCCCGGTCGAGTCGTTTTACGATACGGGTTGGCTCGAAGCGCTCGTCGAACCGGAAGCCGATCCGATTCTAATGGATACCCGGGTCGCCAAGCGGTTCCACTCCGGCCAGATCAGCGTCTTATCGGTCATTCACAAGTCGGAGAAGGGCGGCAACGCGTTCGTCGTCAATCTGGACGCTTCCAAAATGTATAGCGGCATCGTAAACAAATTGAACGACAGAGACGAAATCTATGTCCTGTCCCCCGAGGCCGACCTGTTGTTCCACAGCCGACGGGAGAACGAATCCCAGACGGCGGCGCGGTTGATCCGGGAAAGCGAGCGGCTCTTGGGCGGAACGGGATCGTTCGTCGCCGAGACCGACGAAGGCCTGAAGCTGGTCAGCTATGCCGCGTCCCCTCAGCTGCGATGGACGTTCGTCAACGTCGCCGATATGCAGGCGCTGGCGAAGGGGACCGCGTCGATCAAACAAACGATTCTAATCTCCGCGGCCGCGCTCGTCTTGCTCTCTTTTACGCTGGCCTATCTTTCTTCAAGAAGGATCTATAAGCCGATTTCGAGGCTCAGCGCGATCGTTCAAGGGAGAGGGGGGGCGGGGCCGGGGGGCTCGGACGAAATTCGCGATATCGGAAGCTTTATGGAATCGACGATGCATGAGAGAGATTTCTACAAGGAAAAGTTGGAGGAAAGCCTGCCCTTCTATCGGGAGCAGTTCAAAACCTCGCTGCTGCATCGGCATGCTTTGCGTCCGGAGGAAATCGAGGAAAAGAAAAAATACTTGGGGCTTACGATCGATTCCCGCGATCTTACCTTAATGCTGCTCGATTGGGATAACGGCGATCCCGTCGCTTCCGAACAGGAGATGATTCGCAGCGATCTTTTTCGAATCCGCGTGACGGAGACGATCAAACAGTCGAATGTGATCGGGAGGAAGCATTTCCTGGTCGACACCGATAAGAATCGGCTCGGTATCGTTCTGAACTGCGGAGAGGCGGATCGGCAATACGCTTTTCAATTGGGACAACGCCTCCTGGACCGCGTCTCCTCCGAATTCGGCATCGCGTTCACGATCGGCGTGGGGCGCGTCTGTCCGACGATCGGGGAGCTCCCGCGCGCGTACGACGAGGCGGTCGAAGCGCTGAAGTATCGCATCCTGTTCGGGAAGGGCGACGTCATCTCCATCGAGGATATCCGGAACGAAGCCGAGATCGAATTCGTCTATCCGAAAGAGAAGGAGGAGCTGCTCCTCTCGCACGTGAAAACCGCGCGCGAAGCCGAAGCCCGGCAAGCGTTCGACGATCTGATGGAGGATGTCGTCGCGCGCAAGAATAAGCTGCACTACAATCAAATTCAACCGATCTTCATGCGGCTGTTGACGGAGCTGACGACTGCATTCCATCAGCTCGGGACGGACCTGCGAACGGCGTGCGGACTGGAAGCCGACCCCTACCGGGAGCTGCTGAACCTGGATTCCCTCGACGCGATTCACGGTTGGTTTCACGAATTGATCGGACAGGCGACCGCATACATCGAACGCGAGATGAATTCGAAGGGGAATCAGCATATTTCCAAAGTGATCGACATCGTCGAGCGCGAGTACGCCCGGGATTTGTCGCTGCATTCGGTAGCCGAACAGCTGAACTTGAACCCCGCCTACATCAGCCGTTTGTTCAAACAAATTACGGGCCAATCCTTCGTGGATTACCTGAAATTCGTTCGGATCGAACGCAGCAAGGAGCTGCTTTCTCGAAGCGGCATGAAGGTGAACGAGATCAGCAGGCTGGTCGGCTACGGCAATGCGTATTATTTCATCAAAGTGTTCAAAGAGATGATCGGCCTCACCCCCGGCGAATACAAGAAGCTATACGGCTCCTGA
- the larE gene encoding ATP-dependent sacrificial sulfur transferase LarE, producing MDNSLTLEQKDARLGEILRDMGRILVAFSGGVDSTFVLKRAFQELGDDCTAVTAASETFPTREFDAAVRIAEEMGVRLLKTEVSELDNADFVANNPDRCYHCKTGLYSHLRRITAEQGYGFIVDGSNMDDLGDYRPGLQAKKEQGVRSPLQEAGMTKDDIRELSKRLGLPTWNKPSFACLSSRIPYGTRIEKEKIDQLDEAENFLLRLGLWQVRVRHHDEIARIEVMPQEMAKVVEHSEAIHAKFAEIGFKYVTLDLRGYRTGSMNEVLSADTRKKAAAQ from the coding sequence ATGGACAACAGCTTAACCTTGGAGCAGAAGGATGCGCGATTGGGCGAAATCTTGCGGGACATGGGGCGGATCTTGGTAGCGTTCTCAGGCGGCGTGGACAGCACGTTCGTGTTGAAGCGCGCCTTCCAAGAGCTCGGAGACGATTGTACGGCCGTTACGGCCGCCTCGGAGACGTTCCCGACGCGGGAATTCGACGCCGCCGTGCGCATCGCGGAAGAGATGGGCGTCCGCTTGCTCAAGACCGAAGTATCGGAGCTCGACAACGCCGATTTCGTCGCCAACAACCCCGATCGGTGCTACCACTGCAAGACGGGACTTTATTCGCATCTTCGCCGCATTACCGCCGAACAGGGGTATGGCTTTATCGTGGACGGTTCGAATATGGACGACTTAGGGGATTACAGACCCGGACTCCAAGCGAAGAAGGAACAAGGCGTCCGCAGCCCGCTGCAGGAAGCCGGCATGACGAAGGACGACATTCGCGAGCTGTCGAAGCGGCTCGGCTTGCCGACGTGGAATAAGCCTTCTTTCGCGTGTCTGTCTTCCCGTATTCCGTACGGGACGCGAATCGAGAAGGAGAAGATCGATCAATTGGACGAAGCGGAAAATTTCCTCCTGCGCCTCGGCCTCTGGCAGGTGCGCGTACGCCACCACGACGAGATCGCCCGGATCGAAGTGATGCCGCAGGAGATGGCGAAGGTCGTGGAGCATAGCGAAGCGATCCACGCGAAGTTCGCGGAGATCGGGTTCAAATACGTGACGCTCGACCTGCGGGGATATCGAACCGGCAGCATGAACGAGGTGCTCTCGGCCGATACGCGGAAGAAGGCCGCCGCGCAATGA